A single region of the Acetivibrio cellulolyticus CD2 genome encodes:
- a CDS encoding methyl-accepting chemotaxis protein: MIQDTYNVKRVHKVSIFVIVFIVVLLSVQALLTEGIGLFMRIAVPGVVVIIISLINYIMPYNDNIKGLLFGLIPGAVVIALFYIDGFAINKHYIIFTTVALIALYFQKRLIIIYAFTLNVMLTAVYFLKPKCITGPGETGIDDFISIMVILNAISILLYFLSKWGRKLVDEAIIKEAETKILLEKLQTTFNKVEEGTGILEDNIIHLNSNINTIGNSSKKITFSMQEMAQSIQSEASSAFTINESMMNSMKIAHETMEISKGVIDNTSQICERFDEGWNKIERIRDQMGIISSSINTANKTVAELQSSMQTVNNLLKGIKEIADQTNLLALNATIESARAGEHGKGFAVVASEVRKLAEKSSTIVGDISQVTTGLFHKSQEAYEKVNEGKLATNEGQELIVNIFSYFKYLKDSFDNTHSEISKSMGKIECASNIYLVTQNQIENMVSISQENAAATEEVLATIENENTDIQQIINSINEIFNLSSQLKQMISCL, from the coding sequence ATGATACAAGATACATACAACGTTAAGAGGGTGCACAAAGTCAGTATTTTTGTAATAGTCTTCATAGTAGTTCTCCTGTCTGTCCAAGCTCTTTTAACAGAAGGAATAGGTCTTTTTATGAGAATAGCAGTTCCGGGGGTTGTAGTAATTATTATCTCATTAATAAATTATATTATGCCCTATAACGATAATATCAAAGGTCTTTTGTTTGGTCTTATACCCGGAGCAGTTGTTATTGCACTCTTTTATATAGATGGCTTTGCAATAAACAAGCATTACATTATATTCACAACAGTAGCTCTAATTGCACTATACTTTCAAAAAAGGCTTATCATTATTTACGCATTTACATTAAATGTTATGTTAACTGCAGTATATTTTTTAAAACCCAAATGTATAACAGGTCCTGGCGAAACCGGGATAGATGATTTTATATCTATTATGGTTATCCTAAACGCAATCTCCATATTGTTGTATTTTTTAAGTAAATGGGGAAGAAAGCTTGTGGATGAAGCAATTATAAAAGAGGCTGAAACAAAAATTCTTTTGGAAAAATTACAAACTACTTTTAACAAAGTTGAGGAAGGTACAGGTATACTTGAAGATAATATTATCCATCTGAACAGTAATATTAATACTATTGGAAATTCAAGCAAAAAAATAACCTTTTCCATGCAAGAAATGGCCCAATCAATTCAATCCGAAGCTTCAAGTGCTTTTACGATCAATGAATCAATGATGAATTCCATGAAAATTGCACATGAAACAATGGAAATATCAAAAGGCGTTATCGATAACACTAGTCAAATATGCGAGAGGTTCGATGAAGGATGGAATAAAATAGAGCGGATAAGAGATCAGATGGGTATAATCAGCTCTTCAATAAATACGGCAAATAAGACTGTTGCTGAACTTCAATCAAGTATGCAAACAGTAAACAACTTGCTCAAAGGAATAAAAGAAATCGCGGACCAAACAAACCTCCTGGCCCTCAATGCAACTATCGAATCAGCCCGTGCCGGAGAACATGGCAAGGGATTTGCCGTAGTTGCCTCCGAAGTCAGAAAACTGGCTGAGAAAAGTTCGACAATAGTAGGAGATATATCACAGGTAACAACAGGACTATTCCATAAATCTCAAGAAGCCTACGAAAAAGTTAATGAAGGTAAATTGGCCACGAATGAAGGTCAGGAACTTATTGTAAATATATTCTCTTATTTCAAGTATTTAAAGGATTCTTTTGATAATACCCATAGTGAAATATCAAAAAGTATGGGAAAAATCGAATGTGCTTCAAATATTTATTTAGTTACACAGAATCAAATAGAAAATATGGTTAGCATATCGCAAGAAAATGCTGCCGCAACCGAGGAAGTATTGGCAACTATAGAAAATGAAAACACTGATATACAACAAATTATAAATTCCATAAATGAAATATTTAATTTGAGCAGTCAGCTAAAACAGATGATAAGCTGCCTCTAG
- a CDS encoding stalk domain-containing protein, which translates to MIRKLKLLTVATLIFTGGMLTQTFAVPVVQDIVAKLKPDVTIMINGQKLQAKDGNGKEVYPIIYNGSTYLPVRAVADAVKLPVDWDGKTQTVFLGSKNQGPTRLIDLQSTNKSGAFPIKSTMDKSILSIETGDVIKENVTYGFGLYADDITDSYNKVTFNLDNTFTKMTFKVKCINANSNTVELDMRNENGIELFGKKYKTGDYDTCEIDVTGVKTLEIQFKTEFTDISDGHKFLVIEPTLQ; encoded by the coding sequence ATGATTAGAAAACTAAAACTATTGACTGTAGCAACACTAATCTTCACAGGCGGTATGCTTACTCAAACTTTTGCAGTTCCAGTTGTACAGGATATTGTTGCAAAATTAAAACCCGATGTGACAATAATGATTAACGGACAAAAACTGCAAGCTAAAGACGGTAACGGTAAAGAAGTATACCCAATAATTTATAATGGTTCTACATATTTACCGGTGCGCGCAGTTGCTGATGCTGTTAAACTACCGGTTGACTGGGATGGAAAAACACAGACAGTATTTCTTGGCTCAAAGAATCAGGGACCAACGAGGTTAATAGATCTTCAGTCTACTAACAAATCAGGTGCTTTTCCTATCAAATCAACTATGGATAAAAGTATCTTATCTATTGAAACTGGAGATGTTATAAAGGAAAATGTAACATATGGATTCGGGCTATACGCAGATGATATAACCGACAGCTATAATAAAGTCACTTTCAATCTTGATAATACATTTACCAAAATGACATTTAAGGTAAAGTGTATAAATGCAAATTCTAATACTGTTGAATTGGATATGAGAAATGAAAATGGAATTGAACTGTTTGGTAAGAAGTATAAAACAGGTGATTATGATACATGCGAAATAGATGTTACAGGAGTTAAGACCCTTGAGATACAGTTTAAAACAGAGTTTACAGATATCTCCGACGGGCATAAATTCTTAGTTATAGAACCTACCTTACAATAA
- a CDS encoding bifunctional riboflavin kinase/FAD synthetase, whose product MEVIYGKNQQIEFTRPTGIGLGNFDGLHVAHMALINTLISESKQGSLESILYTFTKHPENIIRKKLFTPLITSVNKKMRLLEVTQLDYTYFEEFDESFSRMSPEAFVRDILVDKLKMKLAVTGVDYRFGYKGQGDVEYLKVLGRKYNYKVVTIPPIKIDDDIVSSTLIRKHVKKGDMDSAFKLLGRHYSITGIVEKGKRIGNTLGFPTANIYPEEYLLIPLDGVYVTRTLLNGRMYNSITNIGNNPTFEGQKVLSIETYILDYNEDIYGEGIEVFFLQKIRGEKKFNGVDELVDQIKRDIKSAREYFSDMNK is encoded by the coding sequence ATGGAAGTTATATATGGCAAGAATCAACAAATTGAATTTACAAGGCCTACAGGTATTGGATTAGGTAACTTTGACGGCTTACATGTTGCTCACATGGCTCTGATAAATACCCTTATTAGTGAGTCAAAGCAGGGGTCGCTTGAGTCTATTTTATATACATTTACCAAGCATCCTGAAAATATTATTAGAAAAAAGCTGTTTACACCCCTGATAACTTCTGTAAATAAAAAAATGAGACTACTTGAGGTAACTCAACTGGATTACACCTATTTTGAAGAATTTGATGAGTCCTTCTCAAGAATGAGTCCTGAAGCATTTGTGAGAGATATTCTGGTAGACAAGTTAAAGATGAAACTTGCAGTGACAGGAGTTGACTACAGGTTTGGCTATAAAGGCCAAGGCGATGTGGAGTACCTGAAAGTGCTTGGACGTAAATATAATTACAAAGTAGTAACCATTCCGCCAATAAAGATCGACGACGATATTGTCAGCAGCACGCTAATAAGAAAGCATGTCAAAAAAGGTGATATGGACAGTGCTTTTAAACTGCTCGGGAGGCATTATTCCATAACCGGAATTGTAGAGAAAGGAAAAAGGATAGGAAATACATTGGGGTTTCCAACTGCAAACATTTATCCGGAAGAGTACCTTTTGATTCCACTCGACGGTGTTTATGTTACCCGTACACTTCTAAACGGCAGGATGTATAACAGTATAACCAATATTGGAAATAATCCGACTTTTGAAGGCCAGAAAGTGCTATCTATTGAGACCTATATCCTGGATTATAATGAGGATATATACGGAGAAGGCATTGAAGTTTTTTTCCTACAGAAAATCAGAGGGGAGAAAAAGTTTAATGGTGTAGATGAGTTGGTTGATCAGATAAAAAGGGATATTAAAAGCGCAAGAGAATACTTTAGTGATATGAACAAATAA
- the truB gene encoding tRNA pseudouridine(55) synthase TruB, whose protein sequence is MDGILNVLKPTGMTSFDIVAYLRSLLKERKIGHTGTLDPGAVGVLPVCIGKATKTIEYLTDKDKVYSAELTLGISTDTQDSYGTVLKVCEANFSHEQIYDAIKSFIGEYKQIPPMYSAVKIEGKKLYELAREGITIERQPRDITIHSINIIEIRDNKAIFEVECSKGTYIRTLCSDIGDKLGCGGHMSFLVRTRAGHFELSNSLTLEEIYELSKNNSIAERLSSIEDIFKDLGRIDLNGPQTKKLANGAYVELKSSALKKDSILRTYDINGKFIGLSEVLFINGCLSLKMKKQFV, encoded by the coding sequence ATGGATGGAATACTTAATGTTCTAAAACCCACAGGGATGACTTCGTTTGACATTGTAGCTTATTTGAGAAGTTTACTTAAGGAAAGAAAGATAGGGCATACAGGTACTCTTGACCCTGGTGCTGTAGGAGTCTTACCTGTATGTATTGGAAAGGCTACAAAGACTATTGAGTATTTGACAGATAAGGACAAGGTATATAGTGCAGAACTTACACTTGGGATTTCTACAGATACTCAAGACAGCTATGGTACTGTTCTAAAGGTTTGCGAAGCGAATTTTTCTCACGAGCAAATATATGATGCCATAAAAAGCTTTATAGGAGAGTACAAGCAGATTCCGCCCATGTATTCAGCTGTCAAGATTGAAGGTAAAAAACTCTATGAGCTTGCAAGAGAAGGTATTACAATAGAAAGGCAGCCGAGGGATATAACCATACACTCAATAAATATTATAGAAATCAGGGATAATAAGGCTATATTTGAGGTAGAGTGTTCTAAAGGCACATATATAAGGACTTTATGTTCCGACATCGGGGACAAGCTCGGTTGTGGAGGGCATATGTCATTCCTTGTAAGAACTAGAGCAGGGCATTTTGAACTATCAAATTCTCTTACACTTGAGGAGATTTATGAGTTATCAAAGAACAATTCAATAGCTGAGAGGTTATCGAGTATAGAAGATATCTTTAAAGACCTTGGCAGAATAGATTTGAACGGGCCACAAACAAAGAAATTAGCTAACGGTGCTTATGTCGAACTAAAGAGTTCAGCATTAAAAAAAGACAGCATACTTAGAACATACGATATTAATGGCAAGTTTATTGGATTAAGTGAAGTTTTATTTATAAATGGCTGCTTGTCGTTAAAAATGAAGAAGCAGTTTGTATAA
- a CDS encoding DHH family phosphoesterase produces the protein MIEKRIIDAINNAKSIAILPHVSVDGDGLGSSVALALALEKMGKDITVYIEEEIPATYEFLPGKDYVEVYKSNPKKHDLVLALDTGDLARLGKRIEIFDNTDLTINIDHHTTNTEFASLNLVKTTAAAVGELIYQLIKMLGISFDESIATCLYVAISTDTGGFRYSNTTPITHQITADLIDNGADVSKISQLVFETMSLKKLRLMGLAIDSIEIFDDGRVAFITVTNEMLKKVGAAEEDCDGLVNVARNINGVEVAVLIRQRTDNEYKINFRSQNYVDVSAIANKYSGGGHKKAAGCTVRGIMEEVKEMINKDIREVL, from the coding sequence ATGATAGAAAAAAGAATTATAGATGCAATAAATAATGCGAAAAGCATAGCTATCTTGCCGCATGTTTCTGTTGACGGTGATGGATTAGGCTCAAGTGTTGCGTTGGCATTGGCTTTGGAAAAGATGGGAAAGGATATCACGGTCTATATCGAAGAAGAGATTCCGGCTACATATGAATTTCTGCCTGGAAAAGACTACGTTGAAGTTTACAAATCTAACCCCAAAAAGCATGACTTGGTATTGGCGCTTGATACTGGTGATTTAGCGAGACTTGGAAAACGTATTGAAATATTCGATAATACTGATCTTACAATAAACATAGACCATCATACTACAAATACCGAATTTGCATCGTTAAATCTTGTCAAAACAACTGCCGCAGCTGTGGGAGAGCTGATATATCAATTAATCAAAATGCTGGGAATTAGTTTTGACGAAAGTATAGCTACATGCCTATATGTAGCTATAAGCACAGATACCGGGGGATTCAGGTATAGCAATACAACCCCCATAACCCATCAAATTACAGCGGATTTGATTGACAATGGTGCGGATGTATCTAAAATTTCTCAATTGGTTTTTGAAACTATGTCTCTTAAGAAGCTTAGACTCATGGGTTTGGCAATAGATTCAATAGAGATTTTTGACGATGGAAGGGTAGCATTTATAACTGTTACTAATGAAATGCTAAAAAAAGTAGGTGCTGCAGAAGAAGATTGTGATGGTTTGGTAAATGTCGCAAGGAATATAAACGGCGTAGAAGTAGCTGTTTTGATAAGGCAGCGCACAGATAATGAATATAAAATTAATTTCCGTTCCCAAAACTATGTAGATGTTTCTGCAATTGCTAACAAGTATTCAGGTGGAGGACACAAGAAGGCGGCTGGATGTACTGTCAGGGGAATTATGGAAGAAGTAAAAGAGATGATTAATAAAGATATAAGGGAAGTTTTGTAA
- the rbfA gene encoding 30S ribosome-binding factor RbfA produces MDRTVRISEEMRKEISAIIQGELKDPRLSRLISVTNVNVTKDLRYAKVFVSIMGSDEEKKNALDGLKSAAGFIRREVGHRIQLRYTPEIQFELDNSIEHGAYISKLINDAVKHDDKRD; encoded by the coding sequence ATGGATAGAACAGTAAGAATATCTGAAGAGATGAGAAAAGAAATAAGCGCAATAATACAGGGTGAACTTAAGGACCCGAGACTTTCCAGGTTGATTAGTGTGACTAATGTTAATGTAACTAAAGATCTGCGTTATGCGAAGGTTTTTGTAAGCATTATGGGAAGTGATGAGGAAAAGAAGAATGCACTCGACGGATTAAAAAGCGCTGCTGGTTTTATAAGGCGTGAAGTTGGGCATAGAATTCAGCTCAGATATACTCCGGAGATTCAATTTGAGCTGGACAATTCAATAGAACATGGAGCATATATTTCAAAATTGATAAATGATGCTGTTAAACATGATGATAAGAGAGACTGA